Proteins from a genomic interval of Methanoplanus endosymbiosus:
- the mfnA gene encoding tyrosine decarboxylase MfnA produces the protein MRKKGCSEEEIFSFLSFAREKDRKYDKVLSSMCTIPHPVAVRAHNMFIESNLGDPGLFAGTDELESLLVRKIGELMHIPDACGYATSGGTESNIQALRIAGKQARKKVPNVVVPESVHFSFEKACDILSYELRTVPCDGNQRIDTAVLEDYIDRNTVCITGIAGSTEYGIVDPIEHLSDICVDREIFLHIDAAFGGFVLPFLKNPPKFDFELDGVSSISVDPHKMGMSTIPCGCFIARDPSYFRSTEVETPYLTVKKECTLLGTRPGGPVAGALAVLEYLGRSGFEEIVERCMNNNRRLIDGMADLGYEVAVQPDVNVASFICDQSPNGWIVSRTRAGHMRTVCMPHITEDIIDEFLKDIGEMNV, from the coding sequence ATGCGGAAAAAGGGTTGCTCAGAAGAAGAAATCTTCTCTTTTCTATCTTTTGCAAGAGAAAAGGACAGAAAATACGATAAAGTTCTGTCATCAATGTGCACCATACCGCACCCTGTTGCGGTACGTGCACACAATATGTTTATTGAATCAAATCTCGGAGATCCAGGTCTTTTTGCAGGCACTGACGAACTGGAGAGCCTCTTAGTCAGAAAGATCGGTGAACTGATGCACATCCCGGATGCCTGCGGCTATGCAACATCAGGCGGCACTGAGTCAAATATTCAGGCACTGAGGATTGCAGGCAAACAGGCCCGTAAGAAGGTACCAAATGTTGTTGTTCCGGAATCTGTCCACTTCTCATTTGAGAAGGCATGCGATATCCTCTCATATGAACTGAGAACTGTTCCCTGTGATGGTAACCAGAGGATAGACACAGCAGTGCTTGAGGACTATATTGACAGAAACACAGTGTGTATAACAGGCATTGCCGGTTCAACTGAATACGGCATCGTGGACCCGATAGAGCACCTATCAGACATATGTGTGGATCGGGAGATATTTCTTCATATTGATGCCGCATTCGGCGGTTTTGTCCTGCCCTTCCTGAAAAATCCCCCAAAATTTGACTTTGAACTGGACGGGGTATCAAGCATATCGGTGGACCCGCATAAAATGGGCATGTCAACCATTCCCTGCGGATGTTTTATAGCAAGGGATCCATCATATTTCAGGTCAACCGAGGTTGAGACACCCTATCTGACTGTGAAGAAGGAGTGTACCCTTCTGGGTACAAGGCCGGGCGGGCCTGTTGCCGGTGCACTGGCAGTTCTTGAATATCTCGGAAGAAGCGGTTTTGAAGAGATAGTTGAGAGGTGCATGAATAACAACAGAAGGCTCATAGACGGCATGGCGGACTTGGGCTATGAAGTGGCCGTCCAGCCGGATGTAAACGTAGCCTCATTTATATGTGACCAAAGCCCCAATGGCTGGATAGTCTCAAGGACGAGAGCCGGGCATATGAGAACGGTCTGCATGCCCCACATTACAGAAGATATAATTGATGAATTTTTAAAGGATATTGGTGAGATGAATGTTTAA
- the hpt gene encoding hypoxanthine/guanine phosphoribosyltransferase: MFNKLTESLEKCPIVKRGEYNYFIHPVSDGVPIVEPSLLREVAVLMVKSLDLEGVTKIVVAEAMGIHIGVALSLMTDIPLTIIRKREYQLEGEIALHQTTGYSKGELYLNGIEKGEKVVVIDDVFSTGGTMKAILKGIAEKGAEVSDVLVVIKRGECDIGRPYKYLVEIEVTGDGVRVTDTKF, translated from the coding sequence ATGTTTAATAAGCTGACAGAGTCGCTGGAAAAATGCCCGATTGTTAAGAGAGGCGAATATAATTATTTTATACATCCGGTAAGCGACGGAGTGCCCATCGTTGAACCGTCACTCCTAAGGGAAGTTGCGGTTCTAATGGTAAAAAGTCTGGACCTTGAGGGCGTTACAAAGATTGTGGTCGCCGAGGCCATGGGCATACACATAGGGGTTGCACTCTCCCTTATGACTGACATTCCGCTCACAATTATCAGGAAGAGGGAGTACCAGCTTGAAGGTGAAATTGCCCTTCACCAGACTACAGGATATTCAAAAGGAGAGCTTTACCTCAACGGAATTGAGAAAGGCGAGAAGGTTGTTGTCATTGACGATGTATTCTCAACCGGAGGAACCATGAAGGCCATCCTTAAGGGCATTGCTGAGAAAGGTGCTGAGGTTTCAGATGTTCTTGTTGTAATCAAACGAGGAGAATGTGACATTGGAAGGCCATACAAATACCTCGTTGAGATTGAAGTGACCGGAGACGGTGTGCGTGTCACTGACACTAAATTCTGA
- the dph2 gene encoding diphthamide biosynthesis enzyme Dph2: MSLTLNSDLLEKIKESGAKTVALQFPEGLKRKAFLFSEQLKKEGYRVFISGNPCWGACDLDLEILGRADILVHFGHAPVGDFDRVIYEPYFQKIEIRTLEKVLPHLSSGNISIVTTVQHAPQTDEIIEFFRSKGYSCTTGKTSERTPYRGQVLGCTYSAAKNTGADEILYIGTGVFHAIGVKLATGIKVTAFDPVTGEIQVIDESKMLRIRFAKIEKARSAEKTAILVSTKSGQIREELAERLLSLSKKADIVYIKEITPDALLNLGYEAYVNTACPRLAYDDNVRFPAPLLSPEEYEILLGVREWEDYEIDEIVR; this comes from the coding sequence GTGTCACTGACACTAAATTCTGATCTTTTAGAGAAGATTAAAGAATCAGGTGCTAAGACAGTTGCACTCCAGTTCCCTGAAGGCCTTAAAAGAAAGGCATTCCTTTTTTCAGAGCAGTTAAAAAAAGAGGGGTACAGGGTTTTCATCTCCGGAAATCCATGCTGGGGCGCCTGTGATCTCGACCTTGAGATACTCGGCCGGGCAGATATTCTGGTTCATTTCGGTCATGCACCTGTAGGTGATTTTGATAGGGTTATTTATGAGCCTTATTTCCAGAAGATTGAGATCAGAACGCTGGAAAAAGTGCTGCCACATCTGTCATCCGGAAATATATCCATTGTAACGACAGTTCAGCATGCTCCTCAGACAGATGAAATTATAGAATTTTTCAGATCAAAAGGTTACTCATGCACAACAGGAAAAACCTCTGAGAGAACACCATACAGAGGGCAGGTGCTCGGATGCACGTACAGTGCCGCCAAGAATACCGGTGCTGACGAGATACTGTATATTGGCACAGGAGTATTTCATGCAATCGGAGTGAAACTTGCCACCGGAATAAAGGTGACTGCATTTGATCCGGTCACAGGTGAGATTCAGGTTATTGATGAATCAAAGATGCTGAGAATCCGGTTCGCAAAGATAGAAAAAGCACGCAGTGCAGAGAAGACGGCCATTCTCGTCAGCACAAAATCGGGGCAGATCAGAGAGGAGCTTGCAGAGAGGCTCCTGTCGCTCTCCAAAAAGGCAGATATTGTATATATTAAAGAGATTACACCCGATGCACTCCTCAATCTGGGTTATGAGGCATATGTCAATACAGCATGCCCGCGTCTTGCATATGACGATAATGTCCGCTTCCCCGCACCACTGCTCTCGCCTGAAGAGTATGAAATTCTTCTCGGTGTACGGGAGTGGGAAGATTATGAGATAGATGAGATTGTCAGATAA